One Phocaeicola dorei genomic region harbors:
- the rplA gene encoding 50S ribosomal protein L1: MGKLTKNQKLAAEKIEAGKAYSLKEAAQLVKDITFSKFDASLDIDVRLGVDPRKANQMVRGVVSLPHGTGKQVRVLVLCTPDAEAAAREAGADYVGLDEYIEKIKGGWTDIDVIITMPSIMGKIGALGRVLGPRGLMPNPKSGTVTMDVAKAVKEVKQGKIDFKVDKSGIVHTSIGKVSFTADQIRDNAKEFIATIIKLKPSSAKGTYIKSIYLSSTMSKGVKIDPKTVEEN; encoded by the coding sequence ATGGGTAAACTGACAAAAAATCAAAAGTTGGCTGCAGAAAAAATTGAAGCAGGGAAAGCATACTCACTGAAAGAAGCTGCACAGTTAGTTAAAGATATTACTTTTTCTAAATTTGATGCTTCATTAGATATTGACGTACGTTTAGGTGTAGACCCTCGTAAAGCTAACCAGATGGTTCGTGGTGTAGTTTCGCTGCCTCACGGAACAGGTAAGCAAGTACGTGTTTTGGTTCTGTGTACACCTGATGCTGAAGCTGCTGCAAGAGAAGCTGGCGCTGACTATGTTGGTCTTGATGAATATATTGAAAAGATCAAAGGTGGATGGACTGATATTGATGTAATCATTACAATGCCGTCTATCATGGGTAAGATCGGTGCTTTAGGTCGTGTTCTTGGTCCTCGTGGATTAATGCCGAATCCTAAGAGTGGTACTGTAACTATGGATGTAGCTAAGGCTGTTAAGGAAGTTAAGCAAGGTAAGATTGACTTTAAGGTTGATAAGAGCGGTATTGTTCATACTTCAATTGGTAAGGTGTCTTTCACTGCAGATCAGATTCGTGATAATGCGAAAGAATTTATCGCTACTATCATCAAATTGAAACCAAGCTCAGCTAAGGGTACCTATATTAAGAGTATTTATCTTTCAAGTACTATGAGTAAGGGTGTCAAGATTGATCCCAAAACTGTAGAAGAAAACTAA
- the rplK gene encoding 50S ribosomal protein L11 yields the protein MAKEVAGLIKLQIKGGAANPSPPVGPALGSKGINIMEFCKQFNARTQDKAGKILPVIITYYADKSFDFVIKTPPVAIQLLELAKIKSGSAEPNRKKVAEITWEQVRTIAQDKMVDLNCFTIESAMTMVAGTARSMGIAVKGEFPGNN from the coding sequence ATGGCTAAAGAAGTTGCTGGACTAATCAAATTACAGATTAAAGGAGGCGCTGCAAATCCATCACCTCCCGTTGGACCTGCTTTGGGTTCTAAGGGTATTAATATCATGGAATTTTGCAAGCAATTCAATGCCAGAACCCAGGACAAAGCAGGTAAAATTTTACCTGTAATCATTACCTACTACGCAGATAAGTCTTTTGATTTTGTTATCAAGACTCCTCCCGTAGCTATTCAATTGCTTGAATTGGCTAAGATTAAGAGTGGTTCTGCTGAGCCTAATCGTAAGAAAGTTGCCGAAATTACATGGGAACAAGTTCGTACGATTGCTCAGGACAAAATGGTTGACTTGAACTGCTTCACTATCGAGTCTGCTATGACTATGGTAGCTGGTACAGCTAGAAGTATGGGTATCGCTGTAAAAGGGGAATTCCCGGGTAATAACTAA